A portion of the Enterobacter sp. SA187 genome contains these proteins:
- the pgaD gene encoding poly-beta-1,6-N-acetyl-D-glucosamine biosynthesis protein PgaD: MKEVDMENHIICTETRPLRYGLDLFLTCIVWLLFISLLALSLIKFFNPEILGEEVIHRLKVYFYFSCLNAIGLIIWATYNRLRFRYERRNNAQRIQLPNLMASLDVDADTFMELQKAQRIVVTHNDHGQIQKVTRL; encoded by the coding sequence TTGAAAGAGGTTGATATGGAAAATCACATCATTTGCACAGAAACGCGACCATTACGTTATGGCCTTGACCTGTTCCTGACCTGTATTGTCTGGTTGCTGTTTATCAGTTTATTAGCGTTAAGCCTGATAAAATTCTTCAATCCTGAAATATTAGGGGAAGAAGTGATCCATCGACTGAAGGTTTACTTTTATTTCTCCTGTCTGAATGCCATAGGTCTTATTATCTGGGCGACCTACAATCGTCTCCGTTTTCGGTATGAGAGGCGCAATAACGCCCAGCGCATTCAGTTGCCGAACCTGATGGCAAGCCTGGATGTGGACGCTGATACGTTCATGGAATTGCAGAAAGCGCAGCGCATTGTGGTTACGCATAACGACCATGGTCAAATTCAGAAGGTCACGCGTTTGTGA
- a CDS encoding glycoside hydrolase family 43 protein — protein MSLIQNPVLPGFNADPSIIRVDDTYYIANSTFEWFPGVRLHQSKDLQHWELLPAPLSTTTLLEMKGNPSSGGIWAPALSYADGQFWLVYTDVKVTEGAFKDMTNYLTTATDIRGPWTDPVKLNGVGFDASLFHDDDGRKYLVQQTWDHREYHHPFNGITLTELDTQTLKLKPETARTIYRGTAVALVEGPHLYKLNGYYYLFAAQGGTVFTHQEVVARSSTLEADSFETAPGDVFLTNVDTPDSYIQKQGHGSLVSTPKGEWYYASLCARPWNRPGESVYDPRGWSTLGRETSIQKVYWDQDGWPRIEGGHGGKTFVERPADAIHTESAKDHSQYDDFRSPTLDLNWNTLRVPFTEKMGTTGEGKLTLRGQGSLANTHDLSLIARRWQAFYFDAQVKVKFDPVNYQQMAGLTNYYNDRHWSFIFITWNEINGAVIEIAENNRGKYTSYLKDDAIKIPEHTHYVWFRTKVRKETYTYEYSFDGITFTEIPVTLDSAILSDDYVLQSYGGFFTGAFVGLAVVDYSGYDACAEFYDFAYQELGDSLTADNTYSWQASESRFN, from the coding sequence ATGTCGCTTATTCAAAATCCTGTATTGCCTGGCTTTAACGCCGACCCGAGTATTATTCGTGTTGACGACACTTACTATATCGCAAATTCAACCTTTGAATGGTTCCCGGGCGTTCGCTTACATCAGTCAAAAGATCTGCAACACTGGGAGCTTCTGCCTGCGCCATTGTCAACCACCACGCTTCTGGAGATGAAAGGCAATCCTTCGTCTGGTGGTATCTGGGCACCCGCGCTCTCTTATGCCGATGGCCAATTCTGGTTAGTTTATACGGATGTGAAAGTCACAGAGGGCGCTTTTAAAGATATGACCAATTATCTGACCACCGCAACGGATATTCGTGGTCCATGGACAGATCCTGTGAAGCTTAATGGCGTCGGTTTTGATGCCTCACTTTTCCATGATGACGATGGTCGTAAATATCTGGTTCAACAAACCTGGGACCACCGGGAATATCACCATCCTTTTAATGGCATCACGTTAACTGAGCTTGATACACAGACGCTGAAATTAAAGCCTGAAACCGCACGAACGATTTACCGGGGCACCGCGGTGGCGCTTGTTGAAGGGCCACACCTCTATAAACTGAACGGGTATTATTATCTCTTTGCCGCGCAGGGAGGGACGGTGTTTACTCACCAGGAAGTGGTGGCACGTTCCAGCACCCTGGAAGCGGACAGTTTCGAAACCGCGCCGGGAGACGTATTCTTGACGAATGTCGATACGCCAGACAGTTATATTCAGAAGCAGGGGCATGGCTCTTTAGTCTCAACGCCCAAAGGTGAATGGTATTATGCCTCGCTCTGCGCCCGCCCGTGGAATCGTCCTGGCGAGTCGGTTTATGATCCCCGTGGCTGGTCAACTCTCGGCAGAGAAACCTCTATCCAGAAAGTGTACTGGGATCAGGATGGCTGGCCCCGCATTGAAGGGGGGCATGGCGGCAAAACTTTTGTCGAAAGGCCAGCTGATGCTATCCACACCGAAAGCGCAAAAGATCATAGCCAGTATGATGACTTCCGATCGCCGACACTGGATCTTAACTGGAATACGCTCCGGGTACCGTTCACCGAAAAAATGGGCACAACGGGCGAGGGTAAATTGACGTTAAGGGGGCAGGGCTCGCTGGCGAATACCCATGACCTGTCGCTGATTGCCCGCCGCTGGCAGGCCTTCTATTTTGATGCACAGGTCAAAGTCAAATTTGATCCCGTTAATTATCAGCAAATGGCCGGGTTAACGAACTATTATAACGATCGCCACTGGAGCTTTATTTTTATCACCTGGAATGAAATTAACGGTGCTGTCATTGAAATTGCTGAGAATAACCGTGGGAAATATACTTCATATCTGAAAGACGACGCCATTAAGATCCCTGAGCACACTCATTACGTCTGGTTTCGCACGAAAGTCCGCAAGGAAACCTACACCTATGAATACAGCTTTGATGGGATCACTTTCACTGAAATTCCCGTTACATTAGATTCCGCTATTCTCTCGGACGACTATGTGCTGCAAAGTTATGGCGGCTTCTTTACCGGGGCATTCGTTGGTCTTGCGGTGGTGGACTATTCGGGTTACGATGCCTGCGCAGAGTTTTATGATTTCGCCTATCAGGAGCTTGGGGATTCGTTAACGGCAGATAATACTTATAGTTGGCAGGCTTCTGAGTCACGGTTCAATTAA